From Desulfobacteraceae bacterium, one genomic window encodes:
- the ribE gene encoding 6,7-dimethyl-8-ribityllumazine synthase: MPHTIEGKLRADGKKFALVAGRFNDFITDRLVGGAMDALVRCGASETDVDLVKVPGAFEIPLAAKKLAEKGRYQAIICLGAVIRGSTPHFDYVSAEVSKGIAVVSLETGVPVIFGVLTTDSIEQAIERAGTKAGNKGWSAAMAAVEMVNLMEALEQA, translated from the coding sequence ATGCCGCACACAATCGAAGGCAAGCTTCGCGCCGACGGCAAGAAATTCGCACTGGTGGCCGGCCGGTTCAACGATTTCATCACCGACCGGCTGGTGGGGGGGGCCATGGATGCCCTGGTGCGCTGCGGGGCCAGCGAGACCGACGTCGACCTCGTCAAGGTGCCGGGTGCTTTCGAGATCCCCCTGGCGGCCAAAAAACTGGCCGAGAAGGGGCGCTACCAGGCGATTATCTGCCTGGGGGCCGTGATCCGCGGGTCCACGCCGCACTTCGACTATGTCAGCGCCGAGGTGTCCAAGGGCATCGCCGTCGTCTCCCTGGAGACGGGGGTTCCGGTGATCTTCGGGGTCCTCACCACCGACAGCATCGAGCAGGCCATCGAACGCGCCGGCACCAAGGCCGGCAACAAAGGCTGGAGCGCGGCCATGGCCGCGGTGGAGATGGTCAATCTGATGGAGGCCCTC
- a CDS encoding bifunctional 3,4-dihydroxy-2-butanone-4-phosphate synthase/GTP cyclohydrolase II, whose product MAKISIEQAIKDIRDGRMVILVDDEDRENEGDLTMAAEKVTPQAINFMAKYGRGLICLSMTGEKLDSLDLPLMVDHNTSQFETGFTVSIEARCGVTTGISAADRATTILTAVADDARPQDLVRPGHVFPLRARAGGVMVRAGQTEGSVDLARLAGLKPAGVICEIMDEDGNMARMPSLEAFGETHGIGICTIADLIEYRMRTESFVHRAVEVTIPTAVAGDFRAVVYENDVEDLQHIALIKGEIRPERAVLVRVHSECLTGDIFGSMRCDCGDQLRRAMQKIEREGEGVLLYIRQEGRGIGLVNKLKAYALQDQGLDTVEANEALGFKPDLRNYGIGAQVLVDLGVRKMRLMTNNPKKMVGLQGYGLSIVEQVPIEIEPNEYNRCYLECKKLKMGHTLNFDVKP is encoded by the coding sequence ATGGCGAAAATTTCAATCGAACAGGCAATCAAAGACATACGCGACGGCAGGATGGTGATTCTGGTGGATGACGAAGACCGGGAAAACGAGGGCGATCTCACCATGGCCGCCGAAAAGGTCACCCCGCAGGCCATCAACTTCATGGCCAAGTACGGGCGCGGGTTGATATGCCTCTCGATGACCGGCGAAAAGCTCGATTCCCTGGACCTGCCGCTGATGGTGGATCACAACACCTCGCAGTTTGAAACCGGTTTTACGGTCTCCATCGAGGCCCGCTGCGGGGTGACCACCGGGATCTCGGCGGCCGATCGCGCCACCACGATCCTGACCGCGGTGGCCGACGACGCCCGGCCCCAGGACCTGGTGCGGCCCGGGCATGTCTTTCCTCTGCGGGCGCGGGCCGGCGGGGTCATGGTGCGCGCCGGGCAGACCGAAGGCTCGGTGGATCTCGCGCGGCTTGCCGGCCTGAAGCCCGCCGGTGTGATCTGCGAGATCATGGATGAAGACGGCAACATGGCGCGCATGCCGTCCCTGGAGGCCTTCGGCGAAACCCACGGCATCGGGATTTGCACCATCGCCGATCTGATCGAATACCGGATGCGGACCGAGTCTTTCGTTCACCGTGCGGTCGAGGTCACCATCCCCACCGCGGTGGCCGGCGATTTCCGGGCCGTGGTGTACGAAAATGACGTCGAGGACCTGCAGCACATCGCCCTTATCAAGGGTGAGATCCGGCCGGAGCGGGCCGTCCTGGTGCGGGTGCACTCGGAGTGTCTGACCGGCGATATTTTCGGCTCCATGCGCTGCGACTGCGGCGACCAGCTGCGCCGGGCGATGCAGAAGATCGAACGCGAGGGCGAAGGCGTGCTGCTCTACATCCGCCAGGAGGGCCGGGGGATCGGGCTGGTCAACAAGCTCAAAGCATACGCGCTGCAGGACCAGGGGCTGGACACGGTGGAGGCCAACGAAGCGCTGGGCTTCAAGCCCGATCTGCGTAACTACGGCATCGGCGCCCAGGTGCTGGTGGACCTGGGGGTGCGCAAAATGCGCCTGATGACCAACAACCCCAAAAAAATGGTCGGCCTCCAGGGCTACGGCCTGAGCATCGTCGAACAGGTGCCCATCGAGATCGAACCCAACGAGTACAACCGCTGCTACCTGGAGTGCAAAAAGCTCAAAATGGGCCATACCCTCAATTTCGACGTGAAACCCTGA